GGCCAGCGCGTGCAGCCGGGCGCGCCGCTGATGTCGATCGTGCCGCTCGATCAGTTGTGGGTCGATGCCAATTTCAAGGAAGGCCAGCTCGGCCATATCCGCATCGGCCAGCCGGTCACGCTCAAAGCCGACCTCTACGGCAGCAAGGTGGAGTACCACGGCAAGGTCGCCGGCCTCGCCGCTGGCACCGGCTCGGCCTTCGCGCTGTTGCCGCCGCAGAATGCCTCGGGCAACTGGATCAAGGTGGTGCAGCGCGTGCCGGTGCGTGTCGTGCTCGACGCAGCCGAAATCCGCAAGAACCCGCTGCGCATCGGCCTGTCGATGGACGTGGAGATCGACACCCACCGGCGCGACGGCGCGGTGCTGGCGCAGGCTCCGGCTGCGCAGACGGTGTACCAGACCCGGGTGTTCGACGAGCAGGCGCGCGCCGCCGACAAGCTGATCGCCGACATCGTGCGCGCCAACGCCGGCCACACCGTCAAAAAACACGGCTGATCCGGCCGAACAGGAATCATCTCGATGTCCACTGCCACCGCCACACCCGCCGCCCCAGCGCCCATCCGGGGCGCCACGCTCGGCCTGCTCACCCTCTCGGTTGCCGTCGCCACCTTCATGGAGGTGCTCGACATGTCGATCGCCAACGTCTCGGTACCGCACATCGCCGGCGACCTGGCGGTGAGCCCCAACCAGGGCACCTGGGTGATCAGCTCCTACGGCCTCGCCTCGGCCATCGCCGTGCCGCTGACGGGCTGGATGGCCAAGCGTTTCGGCGAGGTGCGCCTGTTCGTCACCTCGGTGCTGCTGTTCACGCTGATGTCGCTCGCGTGCGGCTTCGCCACCAGCCTGCCGATGCTGGTCACCTTCCGCCTGCTGCAGGGCCTGGTCTCCGGCCCGATGGTGCCGCTGTCGCAGACGCTGCTGCTGAGCAACTATCCGCCGCACAAGAAGGGCCTCGCGCTCGCGCTGTGGGCGATGACGGTGGTGATCGCGCCGATCTTCGGCCCGCTGCTCGGCGGCTGGATCACCGACAACATGTCCTGGCCGTGGATCTTCTACATCAACGTGCCGGTCGGCCTGCTCTCGGCCGCCGTCACCTGGACGCTGCTGAAGCGCCACGAGACGCCCACCGTCAAGCTGCCGATCGACGCCATCGGCCTGGCGCTGCTGGTGATCGGCGTCGGCAGCCTGCAATACGTACTCGACAACGGCAACGAGCACGACTGGTTCGGCTCCACCGAAATCCTCTCGCTGACCGTGCTCTCCGTCGTCGCGCTGACCTTCCTGGTGATCTGGGAGCTGACCGAGGAACACCCGATCGTCGACCTGCGCCTGTTCAAGCGCCGCAACTTCCGCTACGGCACGCTCGCGCTGTCGCTAGGCTTCTTCGCCTTCTTCGGCACCACGGTATTGTTCCCGCTGTGGCTGCAGACGGTGATGGGCTACACCGCCACCTGGGCCGGCATCGCGACAGCGCCGGTCGGCATCCTCGCCTTCCTGTTCTCGCCCATCGTCGGCAAGAACGTGAACCGCGTCGACCTGCGCCTGATCTGCAGCTTCGCCTTCGTCGTGTTCGGCATCACCGCTTTCTGGTACGGCAGCTTCAACCTCGACACGCCATTCCAGAACCTGCTGTGGCCGCGCGTGATCCAGGGCCTCGCCGTCGCCTGCTTCTTCGTGCCGGTCAACCAGATCGTGCTGTCCGGCCTCAATACGCAGGAGATCGCCTCCGCCGCCGGTCTCGCCACCTTCTTCCGCACGCTCGCCGGCAGCTTCGCCACCGCCACCCTGATCACCACCTGGGATCGCCGCGCCACGCTGCACCACGCCCAGCTCACCGAACAGATCAACGCCTACAACCCGGCCGCGACCGACTACCTCGGCAAGCTGCAATCGCTGGGCCTGACGCAGGACGCCGCCTACGCCCAGGTCGAGCGTCTGATCAACGCTCAGGGCTTCATGATCGCCACCAGCGAGGTGTTCTGGCTCATCGCCGCCATCTTTGTTGCGCTGATCGTCGTCGTCTGGCTCGCCAAGCCACCGTTTGGCTCGGTCGGCGGGGCCGGGGGGCATTGAGGCGGCACCGCCGTCACAGCACCGGCGAAAAGATCGCCACCCGGCCCAACACCGCCCCGGTGGCCACCTTCCGCCGGCGCTCCAAGCCGCGCTAGGACAAGCTGTCGAGCGGGCTGACCACCCCACGGCCGCCCTTGTTCAGCACATGGGTGTAGATCATCGTCGTCTGCACATCCTTGTGGCCGAGCAGTTCCTGCACCGTCCTGATGTCGTAGCCGCCCTGCAGCAGGTGCGTGGCGAAGCTATGGCGCAGGGTGTGCGGCGTGGCAGGCTTGACGATGCCCGCGTCGCGCACCGCCTGGCGAAATGCCCGCTGCAGCGAACGCTCGTCATGATGATGGCGACGCTGCATGCCGTCCCGCGGATCGAGCGATAGCGTCGCCGCCGGAAACACGTACTGCCACCCCCATTCCCGTTCAGCATGCTGGTACTTGCGCGCCAACGCGTGCGGCAAGTAGACAGTCCCGCCGCCGCGCGCCAGATCCGATTGATGCAGGGCCAGCACCTGATTCAGGTGATTCTGTAATTCCACTACCAGCGCGCCCGGCAACATCGTCACGCGGTCCTTGTCACCCTTGCCCGATCGCACCACGATCTCGTGCCGCGAAAACTCCACATCCTTCACGCGCAGCCGCACAGCCTCCATCAGGCGAAGCCCCGCGCCGTAGAGCAACGTCGCGATCAGCCGGTTCACGCCGCGCATCCGGCTCAGCGCCAGTTGCACCTCTTGCTCGGTCAGCACCACAGACACACGCCGCCGCGCCTTCGCCTGAATGACGTTGTCCAGCCAGAGTAATTCCAGCGCCAGTACCTCCCGATACAGAAACAGGATCGCACTCTTCGCCTGGTTCTGCGTTGCCGCCGCCACATCCCGATCAGCAGCAAGATGCGTCAGGAAGGCCTCGATCTCCTTCGCCCCCATTTCCTCCGGGTGGCGCTTGCCGTGAAACAGGATGTAGCGTTTAATCCAGCCCAGATAAGCCTCTTCCGTACGAATCGAATAGTGGCGCACCCTCAGGCGGTTGCGTACCCTGTCGAGCAGGCGAGGCTGGGACGGTGCGGGTGTATGGGTCATGAAATGACTGTATATTTAAACAGCAAACATGTCGAGCATTCGCCAATACGGATGTAGTTTCGTATCGATTTTTATTTTTAGGACGCCCCGGATTTTATTTTTAGAACGTCTACTTATAGTTAGGCGTCTCCCCATGAGCCTTCCGATTACGCCCGAAATTGTCGTAGAAATCACGTTCCTTTCAACTGAAGAAGGGGGCAGGCAAGGCCAGATTTTGGGCGGCGAGTATCGGGGCATTTTGGGCGTCGGAAACGAGCATTTCTCAGTTCGCTTTTTTGTTCCGCTCGAAGGCTCCACCCTTGGCAGCGTGCAGCGTTTTGGGGTCCAGTTTCTCGTTCCACAAGCCGCTCTTCCGCATTTCCCGGTCGGCGCATCCTTTTCGGTCTGGGAAGGCAAAGTCATCGGCCATGGCAAGGTTCTGGAGGTCTTACGAAATGCGTGAGGCCGTCACGAAACGACGCAAAGCTTCTACCGCGGTGGAGTCCTTTGAAGCACTGCGCCAAGGAAAGCCAAGTTGCTGTTTTAGCGCTGTTTACTCAGCACCAAACCCGCCGCCTAACCCGTCGGTCAACCCGACCGCCCAACAGCGGCGCTTCGCACCGCTGTTGGGTTCCCTCCGCTGCGCTCCGGCGGCGGGTTACCTCCAACGTTATGCGCCACTTCCGAACTGAACTCACCAATGGATAGCAATTCTGAAATTAAGGTGGTTGTTGCAAGCGATGTACACGACCGAGACAGTATTGGCGTCGAGATAT
The sequence above is a segment of the Chitinivorax sp. PXF-14 genome. Coding sequences within it:
- a CDS encoding DHA2 family efflux MFS transporter permease subunit — translated: MSTATATPAAPAPIRGATLGLLTLSVAVATFMEVLDMSIANVSVPHIAGDLAVSPNQGTWVISSYGLASAIAVPLTGWMAKRFGEVRLFVTSVLLFTLMSLACGFATSLPMLVTFRLLQGLVSGPMVPLSQTLLLSNYPPHKKGLALALWAMTVVIAPIFGPLLGGWITDNMSWPWIFYINVPVGLLSAAVTWTLLKRHETPTVKLPIDAIGLALLVIGVGSLQYVLDNGNEHDWFGSTEILSLTVLSVVALTFLVIWELTEEHPIVDLRLFKRRNFRYGTLALSLGFFAFFGTTVLFPLWLQTVMGYTATWAGIATAPVGILAFLFSPIVGKNVNRVDLRLICSFAFVVFGITAFWYGSFNLDTPFQNLLWPRVIQGLAVACFFVPVNQIVLSGLNTQEIASAAGLATFFRTLAGSFATATLITTWDRRATLHHAQLTEQINAYNPAATDYLGKLQSLGLTQDAAYAQVERLINAQGFMIATSEVFWLIAAIFVALIVVVWLAKPPFGSVGGAGGH
- a CDS encoding integron integrase, which produces MTHTPAPSQPRLLDRVRNRLRVRHYSIRTEEAYLGWIKRYILFHGKRHPEEMGAKEIEAFLTHLAADRDVAAATQNQAKSAILFLYREVLALELLWLDNVIQAKARRRVSVVLTEQEVQLALSRMRGVNRLIATLLYGAGLRLMEAVRLRVKDVEFSRHEIVVRSGKGDKDRVTMLPGALVVELQNHLNQVLALHQSDLARGGGTVYLPHALARKYQHAEREWGWQYVFPAATLSLDPRDGMQRRHHHDERSLQRAFRQAVRDAGIVKPATPHTLRHSFATHLLQGGYDIRTVQELLGHKDVQTTMIYTHVLNKGGRGVVSPLDSLS